Below is a genomic region from Brassica oleracea var. oleracea cultivar TO1000 chromosome C9, BOL, whole genome shotgun sequence.
AAACATGTGAGCTCATTGGTTGTCTTCATCACCTCCAAATTTACGCCATACATGTTCAACCAAATCACCTTTCAGTTGTTCATGCATTTGTCGATCACGAATTCTAGTTCGAACACCCATCATATTGGCAATATTTGTAGGGATATCTGTAGAATAAGTGAGATCGACATGTGAACTTCCATTGTCTTCTCCTTGTTGGAACTCGGAAACATCAAATTGAGTGTATCTATCTCGTTCGTCTTCTACTATCATATTATGGAGTANNNNNNNNNNNNNNNNNNNNNNNNNNNNNNNNNNNNNNNNNNNNNNNNNNNNNNNNNNNNNNNNNNNNNNNNNNNNNNNNNNNNNNNNNNNNNNNNNNNNNNNNNNNNNNNNNNNNNNNNNNNNNNNNNNNNNNNNNNNNNNNNNNNNNNNNNNNNNNNNNNNNNNNNNNNNNNNNNNNNNNNNNNNNNNNNNNNNNNNNNNNNNNNNNNNNNNNNNNNNNNNNNNNNNNNNNNNNNNNNNNNAACAGAGAAGGTAACNNNNNNNNNNNNNNNNNNNNNNNNNNNNNNNNNNNNNNNNNNNNNNNNNNNNNNNNNNNNNNNNNNNNNNNNNNNNNNNNNNNNNNNNNNNNNNNNNNNNNNNNNAGATCATATGAAGCAACCGCCTCTAATACGATTGTTGGTTTGCCCGAACCACGAGAATATTGTCCTTTCCAAGCGGTGGGACAATTCTTCCACTCCCAATGCATACAATCGATGCTTCCTATCATCCCGAGAAATCCACGATATTCTCCAATATCAAGTAGACGTCGAAGATCAGTCGGTGTTGGTCTTCGTAGGTATTCATCTCCGAAAAAATAAATTATTCCCTCCACAAAATTCTCCACACATGACCGAGTTGTCGTTTCACCGAGCCGGAGGTAGTCGTCGACCGTATCAGCCGCACTGCCATATGCCAAGACACGAATGGATGATGTACACTTTTGGAGTGTTGAGAGACCAAGTCTTCCAAGACCATCTTTTTTTTGGCGAAAGAAGTCAACTTCATTGGAGAGACGATCAACAATGTGCATGAACAATGGGTTGTTCATTCTAAAACGTCGTCGGAAATAATTTTCAGGATACGTGGGCGTTTCACTGAAATAATCATTCCATAAACGTACATTGCCTTCTTCACGATTTCTTTCGATATAGAGTCGTTTTTTTCTTCTGCTACTTCGTACATCTTGATCACCAGGAATGAGAAGTTTTTCGAAGGCTTGATCAAAACGTTGATCAAATATTTCATCAAATCTATCATCAAAAGCTTCATCTAAAAGGTTTGGAGAAGAAGAAGAAGCCATATGATTAGTGATTTTGGTTTGGTGAGAATGAGATAATGTGATCTTGGTTTGGTTTGGTCTTGGGTTGGTTTGGGTTTGGCGAAAGATGGTTTGTTGTCAAAGAGGATGGTATGGTGAGAACTCGTGAAGAAACAATGAGATGCTGAGGAGTTTGTTATAACAATGAGAGGAGACGGTCTTGTGTTTGTATAACAATGAGAAGAGAGGAGACGGTCTTGTGTTTGTATAACAATGAGAAGAGAGGAGATGGTCTTGTGTTTGAAAGAAGCGTGTCTAATTTATACAAGTGAGTTACAAAAGAAATAAACATATGCATACAAACAAGACACTGCACATGCCTTAAACACTAGACATTTCACTTTTGCAGGTCCGTGACTTCACAAGACTACACAAGAAGCCTCCTCCACTCGTTACTGTCAGTGACTACAAGACTAGACAAGTCCTCTTTTAATTCGTGATCCTTCCACTCCGTATAGCTTCACGTGAAACCTTCACTCGTTCACCTGCAGTAGGACACAAGGTCAATACAGAAACATTGCTATATGATTAAAATAGAAACAGAGGCATACATGATTAAAACCACTAAGAGAACATTTTACTCATTAAATAGAAACAGAGGCATACATTATTAAAACCAAAACTTAAGCAACACAAGCAACAGAAAATACGAAAAACAGATACTGATTTTAATTATACCCTAACTCATTAATCAGTTTCTTCTTCAAAGTTTCTTCATAATCCGCAAGTGGTCCTTCTTTACCAATGAGAGTCTCCAGAAGCTTGATCTTAGACAGCTATTTCTTTATAGTCAAATCCTCCTTCTTCAGACTCCACATTCTCTGAAACTCTTCGTAGTCCTTTGCATCACCAATTGGCTTCTTAGAACGACCTTTTACTGCCTTAACTCTAGGGGGACGAGTTGTTGCTTCATCACCAGAGTCTACATCAATTGCTTTAGAGCTTGCAGAGTGAGAAACGTCCATACTCTTCCTCTTTTTAGAGCTTCCCTCAGCTTTAGCCGTAGACAACTCACTCTACTTTTGGTCATTGCGCAACTCTTTCCAAGCATGCTCAAGCATGAATTTTTTGTTATAATTGGTGAAGAAGATTTCGTGGGCCAGTTTGAGAACATCAGCTTCATTTTGCCCACTGGTTCTCTCTCTGGTCGCATCTTCAAAAGCTCCACAAAACTTGCAAACAAGGTCATTTATCTTCTGCCAACGATTCTTACAGTTAGCTGCCTCTCGCTTTTCACACCCAACAAGTTTAGGACTAGCGTTGTAGTACGCATCAATTCTCTTCCAGAATGCAATAGACCTCTGTTCATTCCCTACTACTGCATCTATGAGCACAACATCGTCAGTTGGAGACCACGTCCTCCTCTCCTTACGGCTGCCTTGAGTCTCTTCACCAATGTTCGAATCGTGCGTGGCTTGACAAGCAAAGAAGGGAAGCTGTGACTCGGGTACATTACCAAAGACAACATTCTGTTCACTGCTAAGCAGGTCAACAAAGTTTGAAGGCTCAGTAAAAGGATTAAATTCCATTTCCGAGGTTAGAGATTAGAGAAAAAACAGATAGGAATCTGTTTGAGATGGATGAGAAAGAAGGAGTTTTAAAAGAGTTTTCGAGTTGACATATATCTAACTCCCATTTATTACCGTTTCACAACCATAATCAACCACAAATTTAGACAATTAAAACTAAAGCAAAGTTTTTAATTACCTAACTAACAACATCAATGCAAACACACCCAACACATTAACTACTTAACCATAAAGCTTTCAATGGCATTAAAAGTTTTAAACATTTACCTGTTTTGCGCAAGGGAATACACTCCTCTGGTTGCAGACGCTCCTTCCTGTTTGCTTCACCGATGGAGCTCAAGACACAGACAACCAAGCAAAAAAAAAACAACAATGAGAAACTGAGCTAGAGAGACAAACAAACAAAAACAAATCAAATTCAGGACACTAGATTCAATTCAGACAAAAGCTATTTCAATATAATAGAACTCTTAAACAATTAAGACAAGAATCATTCATGAAACAAGTGATAAACAGAACAAATCATGAGACCCGATTCAATTGAGAACTCTTAAACAATTAGGACAAGAAACCATTCATGAAACAAGTGATAAACAAAACAAAATCATGAGATCCGATCAATTGAGAACTCTTAAACAATCAGGACAAGAAACCATTCAGTTCATACTATCTCAACTCAATTACAATATAAACCAAGTTTTTTTATCAAACGTTGAATCAAGTCCTATTGAAGTTTTACCTGAATCACATACGCTTCATTGTAGTTGTCTCGTTTGACCAACCTTCGTCTCTTGGTCCGTCCATCTGAAGAAACAAAGACAGAGACATATCATTAGACAGAGACAGAAACAAAGACAGAGACATATCCGTCTGTCTCTTTACCTTTCTTTTTGATTTCGTAGAGGAGATTCATCGCGGATTCGTCGAGGAGAGAGAGAGAGAGACGAGGAGAGATCATCGTAGATATCATCGAGGAGGCGTCGAGGAGATCGACAGAGACCAGGAGAGATCATCGTCGCGGAGTCGTCGAGGAGGCGTCGGGGAGACCGAGAGACACGAACACGATTAAATCGTCGATTGATCACGGAGCCGTCGGGGAGATCGATAGACACGTGTCGAGGAGGCGTCAAGGAGACTGAGAGACACGAACACGATTAAATCGTCTAGGCTTGGGCATTTTAACCTGGACCCGAAGAACCGAACCGGAACCGATCCAAAAATACACGACCCGGAACCGGACCGAAAATTTACAAGTACCTTTTGGATCTAAATTTTTTTTACCCGAAAGAACCGGAACCGAAAAGGAACCGACCCGAATAGATCCAAGTCTTTTTATCAAACGTTCAATCAAATCCTGTTGAAGTTTTACCTGAATCACAGACGCTTCATTGTAGTTGTCTCGTTTGACCAACCTTCGTCTCTTGGTCCGTCCATCTGAAGAAACGAAGACAGAGACATATCATTAGACATAGACAGAAACAAAGACAGAGACATATCCGTCTGTCTCTTTACCTTTCTTTTTGATTTCGTAGAGGAGATTCATCGCGGATTCGTCGAGGAAAGAGAGAGAGAGAGACGAGGAGAGATCATCGTAGATTTCGTCGAGGAGGCGTCGAGGAGATCGACAGAGACCAGGAGAGATCATCTTCGCGGAGTCGTCGAGGAGGCGTCGAGGAAACCGAGAGACACGAACACGATTAAATCGTCGATTGATCACGGAGCCGCCGGGGAGATCGAGAGACACGAGGAGACATCAGCGCCGATTGATCACTCAGCCATCATGGTGGAGTCGACAGAGAGATCGGTTTCGTCTAGAGAGAAGATGGCGGAGTCGTCGAGAAAGAAACACACCCAACTTGTGTTTCGCGAGAGAGAGAAAGAAACGCGGAGTGCTGAAAGAGTGACACGTGTTGGGTAGCACCGCTGCTTCGTGAGCTTAATTAAGCGTCGATGTTTGGTTAATGACTGCATTTTCTTTTTTTTTTAACCAAAAATCACCTAAGCACCTCCGTAACAACCAGCGTTAATGCTGCTCTTATATCGTGTATATATATGATTATTCATAAATGGTACACTAAAACTATACGTTATATCAAGAGGTAAGTAAAATGGACAATAAATAGGAGAAGAAAATGTTAAATTTGGGTGGGGAGTTAGGAGGGGACAAAGTGGAGGAATATTAATATCCCATCAAGACCAGCAACATCAACAACACAATATATATATTTGACAAATAAAAAGCAAAAGATAATATTTAAAACAAAAAAAACAAAGCAAGAGTGTGACATTTTGACCTTTTCCATATTTAAATTTGGATTTATTTCGGCTTCCAAATGGTTTATTTATCTCAAGGAATATTACTGTGTATAATTTGAGTTTGTACTAAAATGCGAAACTAGTGGGGACACTTCTTTTTTCTTTGTAGCAACTCGCGACATGATTTTTTTTCCAGGCAAAACGATTAAAATTTGTTAATATCAAATACAATTTGACACATTTACATGAAATATGATTTATAATTGGAACTTCAAAAATATCAACATGATGGTATAACTGTAACATAGACTGATTCGTTAACTTATATATCTTCCTTTACAGTCTTCTATGATTTTGTTTTGATTGTCATTTAATATGATTAAAGAGAATGTTTCAATCTCATAAATACCTTATTTTGTTTTACTCAATACTAACATCATATTTTAAGTGGATATGCTTTGAATTCAATGGTATTTTAAATTAAATAATATACAAGTTAATCGTTGATTCGTTGTGTTTCTTACCATGTTTAGTGCTTATATATGTAATATGCAGTTTACGTAGATTCCGTAGGTAAGCTAGTGCATAATGCAACATGCTGCAAAATTGAATTCTGTTTCAAAAAAAAAGTTGAACTATTTCTCTACGTTTCGGGCGTGTTAGATTGTGTATTGCATTATTTAATAAAAAACGTTCGTCATAGATTGTAAATTGTTTTATGTAAAATGTTAAGTCTGTATTTATGAATATGATAATGTAATTGAATTGAATTTGTAAGCGTTCTACATATATACACATACATAAATGAATGAACGTACTTGGTTAGGACATGTTTATATTGCATGTCCGGTTAAATCTTAAAAGGAATATTCGTACTCTATTTTTAACAAAGATGGTGAATATTACGCGCATTTAGTCGAACTTGGAATGGTGAAGAAGCAACAGCGATGATTTAAACAGTTTCAGTTTCTCTTTGGTTTAGGCTATTGTCGTCATGTTACACATACACATGCACACATTAATTAATTTGCATAAAATACTTTATTGTTGAAACATATAAAATATTTATATAGCGCGTAATTTTCTATAGAATTTGAAAGAATAGAACAAAGAATCATGGTTTCATCACTAGACACTACGAAATAAAATAAGGTAATCATTGTAACCAAAAAGAGTAATTTCAACCTCGAGTTAAAAAGAAGAAGTTGATTATATAACCATTTTTAACAACTGTTTTAAAACTGTTTAATTTGTCGCTTGCGAAACAATCAAGCACATGGGTCAAACATATATACTATTTTAGTATAGTATGAAATTGTGCATTATCATTATGAGCCACAGCTAACGACAAGTGCCTCAAAATTTGAATGAATCTAAAAAATAAATAAAAACATGACCGAAGAGAACCTTTAAAAGCAACAGATCTATGAGTGACAATAACAATCATATACATTAACAAAACCGATATATTTATGACACTTCGTTAATGGATCCGACTCCAGGTGTGGTTGGTTCTACACATGAAAAAGGTATTTTACCATAGCTGAATATATATAATAGTATGATCAAGTTAACTTCTCAGTCAGAATAATATATCCACCAAATAACAAAACTATTTTTGAAACAATTTTGTAAAATGTGTTTTAGCACAAAAAAAAATGTGTAAAAGGTATAACTACAGTCAAACTTGTAAGTGACAAACGGAATGAGAATATCGTAAAAGATAAAATAAATTAAATTAGGACTAGCTGCTACAGGATCATGTTCGTAACTGGTTATATAATAGCTGAACAAAAGGTTAGTATTATACTAAAAATCGTAGCTGGTAAACTTATATATCAGTACAAGTAATAAGATCATAAATAAACATGGTAAATTATATAGGTAAGCATAGGCCTGGGACGGATCGGGTATCCGGACAACTTTAAGGTATCCTGATCCGGATCCTTATCCGGCGGATCCATAATTTTACTATCCTTATCCGGATCCGGTGTTCTTGGATATCCGGATGGCGGATATCTTTCTAAAAATTGTAATATCCGGCGGATATCTGGATCCAGATTTGGATCCTTAAAATTAATAAATAAATAATATTAATATATATAAAAATATTAAAAATAATTTTAAAATAAAAAATATATATAATGTTTTTAATGATTTCAATGTATCATATTACAAAATTTACATAAAAATTTACGTATACTATTATAAAAATGAAAATATATTAAAAAGTTAGTTTTTAAATATAAATATTACTATTTCTAAAATAGTTATTAATAAAACTTACGGATCCGAAAATTCGGACTAAAAAATCAAGATATCCGGATCCGGATCCGGCTTTGACGGATCCAACATTTTACTATCTGGATCCGGATTCAGCCCCTCCGGATATCCGGATTTTCAGATCGAATCCAGATCGAATCTCGGATCGAATCCGGATCTCGGATAAAAAACTGAGGCCTACGCAAGTATATAGATTACCAAAACAATAAAATTGTTGAAAATAATGAAGAAAATAAAATAAAGATAAATGGGTGTAAATGTGTGGTCAGCACGTGAGAGTTACTTTTGGCGCATGCGAAAAGCTGATGAAAATACCACGTCGTCAACACTTTTCATTTTATATTATACTGAAATGGTTTCAGATTGAAAAGTAAATAAAAACATTAAAATGAAAATTCTTTCGGCAAATCAATATTCTTTTTTTTTTTTGTTCAATATTCATACTATCAAATATTCATTCTATGAAAATTCTTTCGGCAAATCAATATTCATACTATCAAATCAACGTGCAAAATGGCAACTGTGTTTGTCATGGTTGGGCAGTAAAAATGCGGTAAACGTAGTATACGATAAGGAAAATGTAGATAAAATAATAGAATACCCATTGTAAAGATAAAACGATATAGCTAGCATAAAAAAACACATAAAAAGATATGTAGATATACAGTGAGTTTAAATAGATATATAGTACAAGTCTACGAGAACGAATAATTATAAGAAAAAAATAAAAAGAATAGAAGAAAAAGAAAGATAACTATTGAGGCGATGTGTGAGTCTGACGGATAATCGAAGTCTGAGGGAGAGTGAGGCCATAAAAGAGACGGAGATTGTCTGGAATTAAGGAACCATTATTATTTTCTATTCCCCCTTCTCTCATTTTTTCGTTTATCTCTCGCATTTTCCGTAGATTGTTTTCTTTACTTTTATAAAATCCACATTTAGTAGACAAAACAAACTTCTAAAATGTAAGGCTATATTGTTAAATGCTTGGTTCCCTGCAATTTATGCGATGTCCTTTTCTGTTTTTTAAAATGATAACATGGTTTAAATTAAGTTCCAGACTTTTAGTTTAAAAACACGGTTTAACAATTTCTATATGTGGGTTGCATATTTGTTGAATATTAGCCTGAGTCATTCCATAAATTTGAGATATTTTCAGATTAATTTAAAAAAAAAACACTTTCCAGTTAGACGAAAATATATATCCCATCTATTTTAAAATTTGTAGATCTTGAGATTAATAAAACATATTGAAATTTTAATAATGTATTCTTCCTATGGTTATATATTTCTCTTAGTTTGAAATCATAAATATCAATAAATATTTTATTTATACAAACTACAATTTATTATTATAGTTATCTAATAAAATGCTTTAAATATAAAATGTATAGTTTTGAGATAATTTTTAAGAAACACGTATATTTCTGATATGGAGAGATCATATATATATGACAACATATAGATGATACATATTTTGTTAATCTATTGGACTCATAACAAACCCTTTTATATGTAAAATTACTTGGAGTTTTACTACGCCATGCGCATAAACAATAATTCTATTGTAATATTCTTTTATTTTTAAAAA
It encodes:
- the LOC106315110 gene encoding glutathione S-transferase T3-like gives rise to the protein MEFNPFTEPSNFVDLLSSEQNVVFGNVPESQLPFFACQATHDSNIGEETQGSRKERRTWSPTDDVVLIDAVVGNEQRSIAFWKRIDAYYNASPKLVGCEKREAANCKNRWQKINDLVCKFCGAFEDATRERTSGQNEADSELSTAKAEGSSKKRKSMDVSHSASSKAIDVDSGDEATTRPPRVKAVKGRSKKPIGDAKDYEEFQRMWSLKKEDLTIKK